From Thermodesulfobacteriota bacterium, a single genomic window includes:
- a CDS encoding Mur ligase family protein, with amino-acid sequence MRVVVMGIGKSGLAAVRHFRRQGVTVAVSEVTPAERLDQGLVAALRRDGIELEAGGHTAAFLARADRIVVSPGVPLDEPALAAARAQGIPVAGELAVAAPLVTAPLVAVTGTNGKTTTCTLLGGLLAAAGQEVFVGGNIGTPLLEHVDGPRQAQVIVCEVSSFQL; translated from the coding sequence ATGCGGGTGGTGGTGATGGGCATCGGCAAGTCAGGGCTGGCGGCGGTCCGCCATTTCCGGCGCCAGGGGGTGACGGTGGCGGTCTCCGAGGTCACACCCGCCGAGCGGCTGGATCAGGGCCTGGTGGCGGCCTTGCGCCGGGACGGCATCGAGCTGGAGGCCGGCGGCCACACGGCTGCCTTCCTGGCCCGGGCCGACCGCATCGTGGTCAGCCCCGGGGTGCCCCTGGACGAGCCGGCCCTGGCGGCAGCTCGGGCCCAGGGCATCCCCGTGGCCGGCGAGCTGGCGGTGGCCGCCCCCCTGGTGACCGCCCCCCTGGTGGCGGTCACCGGCACCAACGGCAAGACCACCACCTGCACCCTCCTGGGCGGCTTGTTGGCGGCTGCCGGCCAGGAGGTGTTTGTGGGCGGCAACATCGGCACCCCGCTGCTCGAGCACGTGGATGGCCCGCGACAGGCCCAGGTCATTGTCTGCGAGGTGTCGAGCTTCCAGCTC
- the mraY gene encoding phospho-N-acetylmuramoyl-pentapeptide-transferase: protein MLYHLLYPLHTAFTPFNVFRYITFRTLGATVTALVIALWLGPAFIRSMQRYQIGQVVRDDGPQTHLAKTGVPTMGGILILLALGVATLLWVDLTNRFIWMVLGLTLWYGLIGFLDDYRKIKLKNPKGLAPRWKFLMQVAGASVVAVLLFRHAEFDGVLALPFFKNLQPDLGIWYIPFAIFVVVGCSNAVNLTDGLDGLATGPTVITAAVYLLFSYLAGHATLAAYLQIPAVRGAGELAVFCGALVGASLGFLWFNAYPAQMFMGDVGALALGGALGLVAVVIKQEILLAIVGGIFVVEALSVIFQVGYFKMSGGKRIFRMAPLHHHFEVKGWVEPKVIVRFWIVSIVLALLALGTLKLR, encoded by the coding sequence ATGCTCTACCATCTCCTCTATCCCCTGCATACCGCCTTCACCCCGTTCAACGTCTTCCGCTACATCACCTTCCGGACCCTGGGCGCCACGGTGACGGCCCTCGTCATCGCGCTGTGGCTGGGGCCGGCCTTCATCCGCAGCATGCAGCGCTACCAGATCGGCCAGGTGGTCCGGGACGACGGGCCCCAGACCCATCTGGCCAAGACCGGCGTGCCCACCATGGGCGGCATCCTCATCCTTCTGGCCCTGGGTGTGGCCACCCTCCTCTGGGTGGACCTCACCAACCGCTTCATCTGGATGGTTCTGGGGCTCACCCTCTGGTACGGCCTCATCGGCTTTCTGGACGACTACCGCAAGATCAAGCTCAAGAACCCCAAGGGCCTGGCGCCGCGCTGGAAGTTCCTCATGCAGGTGGCCGGCGCCTCGGTGGTGGCGGTGCTCCTGTTCCGCCATGCCGAGTTCGATGGCGTCCTGGCCCTGCCCTTTTTCAAGAATCTGCAGCCGGACCTGGGGATCTGGTACATCCCCTTCGCCATCTTCGTGGTGGTGGGCTGCTCCAATGCCGTCAACCTCACCGACGGCCTGGACGGCCTGGCCACCGGCCCCACCGTCATCACCGCGGCGGTCTACCTGCTCTTCTCCTACCTGGCCGGTCATGCCACCCTGGCGGCCTATCTGCAAATCCCGGCCGTGCGGGGCGCCGGCGAGCTGGCGGTCTTCTGCGGCGCCTTGGTCGGGGCCAGTCTGGGCTTTCTGTGGTTCAACGCCTATCCGGCCCAGATGTTCATGGGCGACGTCGGGGCCCTGGCCCTGGGGGGGGCCCTGGGACTGGTGGCAGTGGTCATCAAGCAGGAGATCCTTCTCGCCATCGTGGGCGGCATCTTCGTGGTGGAGGCCCTGTCGGTCATCTTCCAGGTGGGCTATTTCAAGATGTCCGGCGGCAAGCGCATCTTCCGCATGGCGCCCCTGCACCACCATTTCGAGGTCAAGGGCTGGGTGGAGCCCAAGGTCATCGTCCGGTTCTGGATCGTCTCCATCGTCCTGGCCCTCCTGGCCCTGGGCACCCTGAAGCTGAGGTGA
- the murF gene encoding UDP-N-acetylmuramoyl-tripeptide--D-alanyl-D-alanine ligase yields MPQPAAPRRPSLAASAGPAWTVADLALATGGRLLGPADATVAGIGTDSRALTAGQAFVALMGERFDGHAFLPAALEHGAGALVVSRLPDPLPPVPVVLVEDTLTALGDLAAWHRRCHPSCCVLAVTGSAGKTTVKEMTAAILSQRWRILKTEGNRNNLIGLPLTLLGLTARHRAAVLEMGMNRPGEIARLAAIADPALGCITNVQPVHLEGLGDLAGVARAKEELFANLRPAARLVVNLDDPLVRVMARRYPQAQLTFGLRRGALIRATRIRSLGRDGVAFTLDLPDGRVRVRLAALGRHNVTNALAAAALAHGAGCSPEQVATGLAAFRPHSQRLEIRTLADGRLLMVDCYNAAPGSMAAALATVAELAAGRRAVAILGDMLELGPAAAAAHRQLGEQVAAHGFAGLLACGQFAETVVAGARAGGLKPDEAKAMAGKEAIVAELAAWTAAGRLAAGDWLLVKGSRGMRMETIVTALTQGSGEGR; encoded by the coding sequence ATGCCCCAGCCAGCCGCCCCCCGGCGTCCGTCCCTGGCCGCCAGTGCCGGGCCTGCCTGGACGGTGGCCGACCTGGCCCTGGCCACCGGCGGCCGGCTCCTCGGCCCGGCCGACGCCACGGTCGCCGGCATTGGCACCGACTCCCGGGCCCTGACCGCCGGCCAGGCGTTCGTGGCCCTGATGGGCGAGCGCTTCGACGGCCATGCCTTTCTGCCCGCGGCCCTGGAGCACGGGGCCGGCGCCCTGGTGGTCTCCCGGCTGCCCGACCCTTTGCCGCCGGTGCCGGTGGTGCTGGTGGAGGATACCCTGACCGCGCTGGGCGATCTGGCGGCCTGGCACCGCCGCTGCCATCCCTCCTGTTGCGTGCTGGCCGTAACCGGCTCCGCGGGCAAGACCACGGTCAAGGAGATGACCGCCGCCATCCTCAGCCAGCGCTGGCGCATCCTCAAGACCGAGGGCAACCGCAACAACCTCATTGGCCTGCCGCTCACCCTCCTGGGTCTCACCGCCCGGCACCGCGCCGCGGTGCTGGAGATGGGCATGAACCGGCCAGGCGAGATCGCACGTCTTGCCGCCATCGCTGATCCGGCGCTGGGCTGCATCACCAACGTACAGCCGGTCCACCTGGAGGGGCTGGGGGATCTGGCCGGGGTGGCCCGGGCCAAGGAGGAGCTTTTCGCCAACCTTCGCCCCGCCGCTCGCCTGGTGGTCAACCTCGACGACCCCCTGGTCCGGGTCATGGCCCGCCGCTATCCCCAGGCCCAGCTGACCTTCGGCCTGAGGCGGGGGGCCCTGATCCGAGCCACCCGTATCCGCTCCCTGGGGCGGGATGGCGTGGCCTTCACCCTCGATCTGCCCGACGGCCGGGTCCGGGTGCGGCTGGCCGCCTTGGGCCGCCACAACGTGACCAATGCCCTGGCTGCTGCGGCCCTGGCTCATGGCGCCGGCTGCTCGCCCGAGCAGGTGGCGACCGGGCTCGCCGCCTTCCGTCCCCACAGCCAGCGGCTGGAGATCCGCACCCTGGCCGACGGCCGCCTGCTGATGGTGGATTGCTACAACGCCGCCCCCGGCTCCATGGCCGCGGCCCTGGCCACGGTGGCCGAGCTGGCGGCCGGCCGGCGGGCAGTGGCGATCCTGGGCGACATGCTGGAGCTGGGACCGGCGGCGGCCGCAGCCCACCGCCAGCTGGGGGAGCAGGTGGCAGCCCACGGTTTTGCCGGCCTGCTCGCCTGCGGCCAGTTTGCCGAGACCGTGGTGGCCGGCGCCCGGGCGGGCGGCCTCAAGCCGGACGAGGCCAAGGCTATGGCCGGCAAGGAGGCGATCGTGGCGGAGCTTGCCGCCTGGACCGCGGCCGGCCGGCTGGCCGCCGGCGACTGGCTCCTGGTGAAGGGCTCCCGGGGCATGCGCATGGAGACCATTGTCACCGCTCTGACCCAGGGCTCGGGGGAGGGACGCTGA